ATATAGCTAAAGAAGATTCAGTCACTGTATCCATGGCGGCGCTCAATATGGGAATGTTTAGAGAAATATCAGGTGTTAGATAAGTTTTAAGAGAGACATCTGATGGAAGAATTGAAGAATAGGAGGGGACAAGCAAAACATCATCAAAAGTTAGAGCCTCTTTTAAAATCTTTTTATTTAAAGACATAATTTTTTATTTTTAAAAATATATAATTTTGTTTAGTTTAATGAAAAAACGTAATTTTATAATGTTCTTATTTTCAAACTTAAAAAAATTTGGTTATATTGCCTTTTAGGAAAAAAATACAGATATATTTTTTCATTCCAAATTTTTATATAAATTTGCCCAAAATATGTAAAACCAGAATATGTAATAATTGAAATACTATTGATTATGATGAAAAAATTAAGAATAACTGTAACTATTATCCTATTGGCTATATTTTTGTTTACTATCAGTTGTAATAACAAAAATAAAAATGAAAATCCCTCTACTACAACGGAAGAGGAAAAAACAGCTAATAATAATGAAAATCAAACAGATTCCACTCCTACAAACACTCCTCCTGCAACTTCTAGTAGTGAGGAATCCGCAAAAAATAATAATGAGGAGAACGGAACTCCATCTGAAAAAGAAAAAGTAACTACTGAAGAAAACGAAAAAAATAATAAATAATTAGGATTTTAAAAAAAAGCAAAAAAGAGAGAACCGTTGTACGCTCTTTTTTGCTTTTCATTTCAATCTTATCAACCTTAGCTTTTAACTCTTGCTTTCTTTCCCTTAAGAAATCTAAAATAATAAATTTTAGATCTACGAACTTTTCCTTTCTTATGAACTTCTATTTTTTGTATGTTTGGTTGATTGAAAATAAATATGCGTTCTATTCCTATACCACCAACACTTATTTTTCGAATGGTGAATGTTTTGGTTAATCCTTTTCCTTGTTTTTTTATAACTACTCCTTTAAAAGATTGGATTCTTTTTTTTTCTCCCTCTTTAATTTCAAAAAAAACAGTAATAGTATCTCCGGAATTAAATAACGGAAATTCATTTCTATGAATAAATTTATCTTCTGTATATCTAATAAGATTTTGTAACATAACTTTTTATAATTTTTTCACTTCACACACAATTTCTTTTGCTAATAAATCAGCTCTTTTTTTTGAAAAACTTTCTGTATGTATTCTAATAATATTTTCCGTATTAGATTTTCTTATATGTATCCATTCATTATTTAATAAATCAATTTTAATTCCATCACTCAAATTCATTTTTTTTCCTTTATACTTTTCCTTTATTCTTTTTAGTAATATTTTAATTCTTTCATGAGAAGAAAGTCTGATTTTCTTTTTAGACATAAAAAAATTAGAATATTTTTTTTTCAATTTGGATAATGAAATATTAGAAAGTTTAGCTATTTGAGTTAAAAATAAAGCAATTCCTACTAATGCATCCCTTCCATAACGGAATTCAGGATAAACAATTCCTCCATTTCCTTCTCCTCCAATCACAGCATGAACTTCTTTCATTTTTTTGATAACATGAACTTCTCCTACAGAAGTAGAATGATAAGGAACACCTTTTTTGATAGCAAGATCTTTTAATGCATGAGAAGAAGATAATGTAGAAACAACAGGTCCCAATTTATTTTTCAATACATAATCAGCAATGGATATTAAAGTATATTCTTCTCCAAAAAAATCTCCATTTTCACAAATAAATACTACACGATCAACATCTGGATCTACGGAAATCCCTAAATCTGCTTTGATTTCCGGAACTTTATTACATATTTCTTTTAAATTTTTTTTGATAGGTTCAGGATTGTGAATAAAATCACCGTGAGGATCACAATGCATCTCTATGACATGAACACCCAAATGTTTTAAAAGAATAGGAACAGCTATTCCTCCTGTTGAGTTGATTCCATCTATCACAATTTTTAATCTTGCTTTTTTAATGATATCCCTATCTATAATAGGTAATGAAAGAATTTTTTCTATATGTTTTTGAATATAATCCTTTCTATGAAAAAGAGACCCTAATTTTTTATAAGAAGAAAATCTAAAATCTTCTTTTTCTGTTATATAAAATAATTTTTGAAAATCTTCTTCAGATAGAAACTCTCCACAAGAATTAAACATCTTTAATCCATTCCAATTTTTAGGATTATGGCTAGCCGTTAACATGACTCCTCCATCAGCTTTTTCATTCATAACGGCTATTCCAACAGTAGGAGTTGTAGATAAACCAATATTTATAACATCTACTCCAAGACTTCTAAAAGTGATTATTAAAAACTGTTGAAATAAAGCAGAAGTAACTCGACCATCTCTACCTAAGATGATAACATACTTCTTTTTTCTTTTATATTTCCTTTTCATCCAGTAAACATATCCAGCAGAAAATTTAATTATATCTATAGGAGAAAAACCTTCTCCTACTTTTCCTCCCAATGTTCCCCTTATTCCAGATGAAGATTTTACAAGTGTCAAAAATTAATTGAATTTTTTTTTATCATAAACAAAAATACAAAATTAAATTTTGAGATTTATTCAAATTCTACTACTTTTATGATAGGAATTTTATTAATAATAAATAAAGTAGGAAAAAATATTGTCACAAAACAAATCAAAGAAATAGCTAAATTGATAATGACAATATGGCTTATATTAATACAAATTGGAACAAAATCTACAAAATATTGTATTTTGTTTAGTGATACTAAATGAAATTTTTTTTGCAGTATCAATAAGGTAATTCCTATAGTATTCCCTATGATTAATGATGGAATAAATATTTGCAGAACATAAAACAGAAATATTTTGTGTATAACTTTATTTTGAGCTCCTAAAGTTTTTAAAATCCCTATAGTTCTAATTCTTTCCAAAAGAAGTATCAGAATAAATACAATCATATTTATGACTAGTGATATAAAAACAATAAAACTAATAACAAGTATATTTGTATCAAATATATTTATCCATTCTGTAAGATCACGACTGTTTTGATCATAAATAGTTTTAATTAAAAAACTATGAGGTATTTTTTTAAAAATTTTTTTCTTAATATTTTCTTTGTTGTAAAGAAAAGAAGATACAAAAATTTCAAATTTTTCTGATAAATCTTCTTTCCATCCATAAATCTGTTGAATCGATTTTATATTTCCAATAATATATAGATCATCAAATTCTGGAATTCCTGTTTCGTATAAACCAGAAACTATAAATTTTTTGGAGACAATGGAAGGTTCCCCTTTTCCTTTAAAAAAAAGGAAATCTATTTTCACATTTGATCCAATATTTAATCCTAATGATAAGGAGATTTTTTTGGATAAAATAATGTTTTTATTGCAATCATAATTTTTTTTTTTGTAACAAAAATTACCCTCGACTAAAAAATATTTAAAAAAAATAGGATTATAATCTTCATATAATCCTTTATATATATATCTTCCTGTTTTATTATTCGTTCCAATAATTATATCATTTTCAACAATTCCATAAATTTGTTTAATGTAGTTAGAATTAAGATATTTTTTTTCAAAAAAATATCTATTTTTTATAGAAAAAGCTGAATTTTTCTTTTCTACAAAAACTTGACCTCTAACATTTAACAATTTATCTTTTATAATTTCTTTAAATCCAAATCCTATAGAAAAAGTTAAAATAGCAATAATTAAACCAAAAATTATTGTCGTTTGTGTTATTATAACTATTGTTCGAAGAGTTCTATTTTGACTACAATCTTTCCAAACTGTTTTTTTAGAAAAAAACCATTCAAAATTCAATATACTTTTATTTTATATCCTCATCTTCATTATTAAAATCGATTTCACTATTATATTGAGATTCTGAATGAATATTATCAAAATCACCATAAGGAGATAAAATCTTTTGATCAAGAATATTTTTTTTGTAATCCTCTTCCCAAATTAATGAGGGCCGTTTTTTTTCTTCAAAGTTTATAAATTTGGCTTGATCACTTATAAATTTTAAACGAAATTTATCTAATCCTCCATTTCTATGTTTAGCTATTATAATTTCTGCTTCACCAATACAAGAATCATTATCTTCATCAGAATCCCAATTTTTAAATCCATAATATTCAGGTCTATAAATAAATAAAACAATGTCTGCATCTTGCTCAATCGCACCGGATTCACGTAAATCAGATAACAAAGGACGTTTACTTCCTCCTCTTGTTTCAACAGCTCTAGAAAGCTGTGATAAAGCTATAATAGGAATATCAAGTTCCTTAGCTATAGATTTCAAATTCCTAGAAATAACTGATATCTCTTGCTCTCTATTTGGCAATTTAGAACCATGATCATTGATTACCATTAATTGCATATAATCTATCAATATTAATTTTATTCTATGCTGAGATATCAAACGACGACATTTAGCACGAAAACTAAATATAGATAAAGAAGGAGTATCATCTATAAATAGAGGTGCATCCTTCAAATTTTTTGTTTTATTAATCAAGCATTCCCAATCTGAACTAGATAAACTAGCTCTTTTTATTTTTTCTGAAGAAATACCGGTTTCTGATGAAATCAGTCTTGTGATTAATTGAATAGAAGACATTTCTAATGAAAAAATTAGAACCGGAATTTTTTGTTCCACAACAATATTTCTAACGATGGACAACATAAAAGTTGTTTTTCCCATACCAGGTCTAGAAGCTAGTATAATTAAATCAGAATTTTGCCATCCGGAAGTAATCTTATCCATTTTGTGGAATCCAGAAGAAATTCCACTTAATCCTTCTTTTTCCGCTTTTTTTATTTTATCAATAGCTTTTTTTATGAGAGATTGAGTTGTTTCATATTTTTTTGTGATCAAATATTTCTGGTTAATCTCAAAAAGTTTTGATTCTGCATGATCTAAAAGATCAAATACGTCTGTACTCTCCTCATAACATTTTTGAATAATATCAGAAGATATACTGATTAATTTTCTTAAAAGAAACTTTTGCAACACGATCCGACTATGATACTCTATATGTGCTGAAGAAATAACTTTTTGTGTTAATTCTATCAAATAAAATTCTCCTCCTACTAATTCCAATTTTCCAATCTTACGAAGTTCGTTAGAAACAGTATATAAATCAACCGGTTTAGAATTATGATATAATCTTTGTACTGCACTAAAGATTTCTTGATGTGCTTTTTTGTAAAAAACTTCAGGAAAAAGTATATCAATAATTTCATCTAACCCCTTTTTATCTATCATGATAGCTCCTATCACGGCTTCTTCCAAATCTAATGCCTGAGGAGGTATTTTCCCTTTTCTAGAATGAAAATTTTTTTCTTCTTCTTGTCTGACCCAATTCATTTGATTCATAAAATTATTTACAGTAGAGTTTTTTTTTAAGGCTATTCATCAAAATAACCTATGGAAATATACTTCTTTTTTCTTTTTCTAATAAGAGATTCTATGTCAAGAATAGATAATTGTTTATAATATTTTATGATCTGTTTTTTAACTAGCTTATACGCTTTTTTTGGACAAAAATGTGCTCCGCCCAAAGGTTCTTTGATTATATCATCTATAAGATTTAACTTATACATCTCTTCTGCCGTTAATTTTAATGCTTCTGCTGATTTCTCTTTTTTATCCCATTTTCCCCAAAGAATTGTAGAACAACTTTCAGGAGAAATAACAGAAAACCAAGAATTTTCCATCATAGAAACTTTATCTCCTATCCCAATTCCTAAAGCTCCTCCACTAGCACCTTCACCTATAATTAAAACAATAATCGGAACTTTTAAACACATCATTTCATAAATATTTTTTCCAATCGCCTCCCCTTGACCTCTTTTTTCCGCTTCAATTCCAGGAAAAGCTCCTGGTGTATCAATAAAAGTAACAACAGGTTTACGAAATTTTTCCGCTAGTTTCATCAGACGCAAAGCTTTTCGATATCCTTCAGGATTAGGCATTCCAAATCTTCTGTATTGCCTATCCTTAGTATTTTTTCCTTTCTGTGTACCTATCAACATAAAAGTCTTATCTTCTATCTTACCAAAACCTCCCACCATAGCTTTGTCATCTCCAAAATGACGATCTCCATGCAACTCTACAAAAGAATCTTTTTTTGTTATAGACTGTATATAATCTAAAGTATAAGGTCTATTTGGATGTCTAGATAATTGAACTCTTTGCCAAGGAGTTAAATTGCTGTGCAATTTTTTAATAGTTTTTTCTAATTTGGATTGTAATTGGTTACAAACCTCCTTCATGTCTACTCCACTTTTTTTTTCTATAAGAACACATTTAAGATATTGATCCTTAATTTCTTGTATAGGTTTTTCAAAATCTAGGTATTCCATATTCAAGAGAATAAAAAATTAATCAAATAGTAAATGAACGAATATATTCATTATTCATGAAAGCAATATACTCTGTGGATATTCCTTTTGGACATTCTGCTTCACATGCTTTAGTATTTGTACAAGATCCAAACCCTTCTTCATCCATTTTATTCACCATATTTATAACTCTCTTTTTTCTTTCTATTTTTCCTTGAGGGAGTAAGGAAAATTGTGAAACCTTTGCAGAAACAAATAACATGGCAGATCTATTTTTACATGCAGCTACACAAGCTCCACAGCCAATACATGTAGCTGCATCAAAAGCTTTATCTGCTTTATCTTTTGGAATAGGAATCATATTTCCATCTATTGTTTTTCCTAATGTGTTTACAGAAATAAAACCACCTGATATAATAATCCTATCAAAAGATGATCTATCGACAACAAGATCTTTAATTATAGGAAAAGGGTTGGCTCTCCAAGGCTCTACATATATAGTTTCCCCATCACGGAAATGACGCATGTGTAATTGACAAGTAGTGATTAAATTATCTGGTCCATGAGCTCTTCCATTGATATATAAAGAACACATTCCACAAATTCCTTCACGACAATCATGATCAAATGCTATAGTTGAAGATTCCTTCTTATCACATATGATTTGATTGTTCAAAAGATCTAGCATTTCTAAAAAAGAACTATTAGGAGATATATCATGAACTTGATAAGTTTTAAAATAACCTTTTTCTTTCTTATTTTCTTGTCTCCATATTTTTAATTTGAAATTCAGAAGTTTTTTCATATTCTATTTATAAGAGCGTGATTGGACTTTCACAAAAGTATAATTTAAATTTTCTTTATACATAATTTCATCACTAATAGACATATTTTCTTTATATTCCCATACAGATACATATTTATAATGAATGTCATCGCGAAGAGCTTCTCCTTCTTTTGTTTGATATTCTTCTCTAAAATGACTTCCACAAGACTCTTTTCTATTCAAAGCATCCATTGTCATCAATTCACCCAATTCTAAAAAATCGGCTACACGTCCAGCTTTTTCTAATTCAGCATTTAATCCATTATCAATTTTTCCAGGAACAAAAACATTTTTCCAAAATTCATCACGAAGTAGTTGTATACTTTTTATGGCTTCAGATAATCCAACATGATTTCGGCTCATACCTACATGCTCCCACATAATATTTCCAAGTCTTTTATGAAAATAATCAACAGACATACTCCCATTGTTTTGAAGAAGTTTTTTAATTCTGTCTTTTACATTTTTTTCTGATTTATCAAATTCTTCATGTTGTGTAGATATTTTTTTTGAAACTCTTATGTATCTAGACAGATAATCTGCTATAGTATATGGCAAAATAAAATATCCATCAGCTAATCCTTGCATTAATGCAGATGCTCCAAGTCTATTGGCTCCATGATCAGAAAAATTGGCTTCCCCTATTACATAACATCCAGGAATGGATGACATTAAATTATAATCTACCCACAAACCACCCATTGTATAATGAACTGCAGGATAAATCTTCATAGGAGTTTTGTAAGGATTTTGATTGGTAATTTTTTCATACATATGAAATAAATTCCCGTATTTAGATTCTATGACTTCTTCTCCTAAATTCATCTTTTCTAAGTCACTAGGATTTATAATTCCAAGTTCATTCGCTTTTTCTTTTCCATATTTATTTATGGCAGAATGAAAATCCAAAAATACACCTTCTTTGGTCTCATTTTCCTCTATTCCAAATCCTTTTTCACAACGTTCTTTAGCCGCTCTAGAAGCAACATCTCTTGGAACAAGATTTCCATATGAAGGATAACGTCTTTCTAGGTAATAGTCTCTTTCTTCTTCACTTATATTCTCAGGCTTTTTAGTTCCATTTCGCATAGAAATAGCATCGTCCAATTTTTTTGGGACCCATATGCGTCCATCATTTCTTAATGATTCAGACATCAATGTTAATTTGGATTGATAGTTTCCATGTACTGGAATACAAGTAGGATGTATTTGTGTGTAACAAGGATTAGCAAAGAGTCCTCCTTTTTTATGAACTTTCCATATAGCACTTGCATTGGATCCCATTGCATTAGTGGATAAAAAAAATACATTTCCATAACCTCCTGATGCTATTATTACAGCGTTTGCTGTATGTCTTTCTATTTCTCCCGAAATCAAATTTCGCGCAATAATCCCTCTAGCTACACCTTCTATAATTACTAAATCAAGCATTTCATGACGATTATACATCTTGATTCGACCTTTTCCTATTTGTCTAGACATAGCAGAATAACAAGATAATAACAGTTGTTGACCTGTTTGTCCTTTAGCATAAAAAGTTCTTGAAACTTTTGTTCCACCAAAAGATCTAGTTTCCAAATATCCAGCATAATCGCGAGCAAATGGAACACCTTGAGCTACACATTGATCTATAATATTAGAAGAAATTTCCGCTAAACGATAAACATTAGCTTCTCTAGATCTGTAATCGCCTCCTTTAATTGTGTCATAAAAAAGTTGATAAATAGAATCATTATCTCCTTTATAATTTTTAGAAGCATTGATTCCTCCTTGAGCGGCCACAGAATGAGCTCTTCTAGGAGAATCTTGGTAACAAAAAGCTTTCACCTGATATCCCAATTCAGACAAAGAAGCACAAGCCGAACCTCCAGCCAATCCAGTCCCCACAACAATAATTTCTATATTAGATCTGTTATTAGGAGAGACTAATTTTAAAGTAGACTTGTGATTTTCCCATTTATAATTAATAGTCCCTGATGGAACTTTTGAATTTAACTTCAAAGAATTTTTAGTCATTGACAAAAAAAATATTAGTTGAAAAAAAACCAAATAGCGATAATAGAAAATCCAGAACAAATGAACCAAAAATAAAAAAAACCAAATTTTTGTATCCAAATCAACCTCTTTTTATTGGACAATCCTAAAGATTGGAAAGAAGACTGAAATCCATGATTCAAATGAATTCCTAAAACAAAAAAGGAAAATACATATATGAATGTGTACAAAGGATTTTTAAATAAAGAAATAACTATATTATAATCCGAAGTTAAATGATGATTTGAATATTTCATGGGGATCATGAAATTTATGAGATGCAAAATTAAAAAACATAAAATTAAAACTCCTGTATATATCATTGTACGACTACTAAATGAAGTAGTTAAATAAGAATTCATAGCATAATCTACTTCTCCTTTTATTTTTTTATTTTTGAAATGCAATTTCATTCCAAATAAAATGTGAATCAAAAAACCTATAGCAAGTACATATTCCATGATTCGAATAAAGAAATTTCTTCTCATAAAAGAAACAGCTTCATTAAAAGTTTGTTCTCCTGAAAAAAGAAAAAGATTAACACTCAAATGCAATAGCAAGAAAATCATTAGAAAAATACCTGTAGTTGCCATAACTACTTTTTTTCCAATAGAAGATCTAAAAAAAATACACTGATTCACTGATTCAACTAACTTGATCATAAATATAATAATATAATAAGATATTTGAAATTATGATAAATTTTTTTTTTTTCTGATTTTTTGTAAAGCTTCTATTAACAAATCTATGTCTTTTTTTTCATTAAAAATTCCAAAAGAAATTCTAATAGGCATCATTTTATTTAGTAAATTCTCATTTGTGATAGATTGAATAACATGAGATATTTTTTTCACGTTATTATTGCAAGAACTTCCTTTAGAAACGGCTACACCCATTAAATCCAAATGAAAATACAATAAATAATCTTTTTTTTTTGTTGGATACAAAAAATTTAATATGGAGGGAAGACTTTGATCAGGAGAAGATGATAGTCCATTGAAAATAATATTTGGGATAATTTTTTTCAATTCTGAAATGCAATAAAATTTTAAATCTTGTATTTTTTCTATGTGATGTGAAAAATTACAACAAGATAACTGTAAAGCTTCCGAAAGTCCTGCTATTCCATGTGTATTTTCTGTTCCAGAACGAATTCCATATTCCTGAGAACCTCCAGTAATGAAATGTTTTATTTTTTTTAAAATATGATTTCTAATAAAAACAAAACCTACTCCTTTTGGCCCATAGAACTTATGGGCACTTGCAGTGGCGAAATCAAAAGAAAATTTTTCCATATCAATAGGAAAATTTCCGATAATCTGAATAGTATCTGAGTGAAAATAAGCATTGTATTTTTGACATAAAAATATAATTTTATCTATCTCCAACAGATTTCCAATTTCATTGTTTGCATACATTAGACTTACAAGTGTTTTTTTAGAAGAATTTCTTTTTAAAAGATCTTCCATATGATTTAAATTAAGAACTCCTTTTTCTTGAATTTGAATGAAATTTACACATACTTTATCTTTGAAATCTAAAACAGTTTGTAAAACAGAAAGATGTTCCAATTGAGAAGTCAAAACATGCTTTACTCCTAAGTCTAATATAGAAGATCTTAATACAAGATTATTCGCTTCAGTCCCTCCAGAAGTAAAAATAATTTCAGAAGGAGAAGCCATGATGTTTTTTGCTATACGAATTCTAGATTCTTCTATTATAGAACGAGCTTCTCTTCCATAACTGTGTTGTACAGAAGAAGGATTTCCAAATGAATATTTTAATGTGTTTACCATGACTTTAATGACTTCATTCCTTACAGGAGTTGTAGCCGCATTGTCTAAATATGCTCTTTTCATTAATAAGAAATTTCAGTTTTACATACAAATATATAATGTATTCAAATTCCGTTTGTTAAAAATGTATTTAAAAAAATCTCATCTTTAATTTCGTATATTTATCATAGTCATCCTTGATTCAGTTAAAGTCTTTTTAGAAAAGAAATTTTCTAGTTTCTGTTAAGTGTTTTTTTGTTTTAAAAATGTTATTAAAATGTCTATTTTATTTTTATTTAAATTGAGTAAATATGAAAATAAATGTTGGATTTTCGGTCCTCATGGGGTTTGTGATTGGAATTATTGCATCTTATTTTTTTGGAAAAAAAACCATATTAAGAAAATATATTCAATTATTAGAAAAAGCTAATTTTCAAGCTAAAAAAATCATAAGAAATGCGGAGAAAGAAGGTGAATCCATAAAAAAAAAGAAAATGCTTCAAGCAAAAGAAAAATTTATAGAACTCAAATCGAAACATGAAAAAGATGTTCATCTCAGAGAGAGAAAAATAATAGACATAGAAAGTAAAACAAAAGAAAAAGAAAATAGATTGTCTAAAGAAATAGAAATCTACTTTAAAAGAAACAATCGTTTAGAATCACAA
This sequence is a window from Blattabacterium cuenoti. Protein-coding genes within it:
- the rplS gene encoding 50S ribosomal protein L19, which gives rise to MLQNLIRYTEDKFIHRNEFPLFNSGDTITVFFEIKEGEKKRIQSFKGVVIKKQGKGLTKTFTIRKISVGGIGIERIFIFNQPNIQKIEVHKKGKVRRSKIYYFRFLKGKKARVKS
- the glmM gene encoding phosphoglucosamine mutase — encoded protein: MTLVKSSSGIRGTLGGKVGEGFSPIDIIKFSAGYVYWMKRKYKRKKKYVIILGRDGRVTSALFQQFLIITFRSLGVDVINIGLSTTPTVGIAVMNEKADGGVMLTASHNPKNWNGLKMFNSCGEFLSEEDFQKLFYITEKEDFRFSSYKKLGSLFHRKDYIQKHIEKILSLPIIDRDIIKKARLKIVIDGINSTGGIAVPILLKHLGVHVIEMHCDPHGDFIHNPEPIKKNLKEICNKVPEIKADLGISVDPDVDRVVFICENGDFFGEEYTLISIADYVLKNKLGPVVSTLSSSHALKDLAIKKGVPYHSTSVGEVHVIKKMKEVHAVIGGEGNGGIVYPEFRYGRDALVGIALFLTQIAKLSNISLSKLKKKYSNFFMSKKKIRLSSHERIKILLKRIKEKYKGKKMNLSDGIKIDLLNNEWIHIRKSNTENIIRIHTESFSKKRADLLAKEIVCEVKKL
- a CDS encoding ABC transporter permease — encoded protein: MNFEWFFSKKTVWKDCSQNRTLRTIVIITQTTIIFGLIIAILTFSIGFGFKEIIKDKLLNVRGQVFVEKKNSAFSIKNRYFFEKKYLNSNYIKQIYGIVENDIIIGTNNKTGRYIYKGLYEDYNPIFFKYFLVEGNFCYKKKNYDCNKNIILSKKISLSLGLNIGSNVKIDFLFFKGKGEPSIVSKKFIVSGLYETGIPEFDDLYIIGNIKSIQQIYGWKEDLSEKFEIFVSSFLYNKENIKKKIFKKIPHSFLIKTIYDQNSRDLTEWINIFDTNILVISFIVFISLVINMIVFILILLLERIRTIGILKTLGAQNKVIHKIFLFYVLQIFIPSLIIGNTIGITLLILQKKFHLVSLNKIQYFVDFVPICINISHIVIINLAISLICFVTIFFPTLFIINKIPIIKVVEFE
- the dnaB gene encoding replicative DNA helicase, which encodes MNQMNWVRQEEEKNFHSRKGKIPPQALDLEEAVIGAIMIDKKGLDEIIDILFPEVFYKKAHQEIFSAVQRLYHNSKPVDLYTVSNELRKIGKLELVGGEFYLIELTQKVISSAHIEYHSRIVLQKFLLRKLISISSDIIQKCYEESTDVFDLLDHAESKLFEINQKYLITKKYETTQSLIKKAIDKIKKAEKEGLSGISSGFHKMDKITSGWQNSDLIILASRPGMGKTTFMLSIVRNIVVEQKIPVLIFSLEMSSIQLITRLISSETGISSEKIKRASLSSSDWECLINKTKNLKDAPLFIDDTPSLSIFSFRAKCRRLISQHRIKLILIDYMQLMVINDHGSKLPNREQEISVISRNLKSIAKELDIPIIALSQLSRAVETRGGSKRPLLSDLRESGAIEQDADIVLFIYRPEYYGFKNWDSDEDNDSCIGEAEIIIAKHRNGGLDKFRLKFISDQAKFINFEEKKRPSLIWEEDYKKNILDQKILSPYGDFDNIHSESQYNSEIDFNNEDEDIK
- a CDS encoding acetyl-CoA carboxylase carboxyltransferase subunit alpha; the protein is MEYLDFEKPIQEIKDQYLKCVLIEKKSGVDMKEVCNQLQSKLEKTIKKLHSNLTPWQRVQLSRHPNRPYTLDYIQSITKKDSFVELHGDRHFGDDKAMVGGFGKIEDKTFMLIGTQKGKNTKDRQYRRFGMPNPEGYRKALRLMKLAEKFRKPVVTFIDTPGAFPGIEAEKRGQGEAIGKNIYEMMCLKVPIIVLIIGEGASGGALGIGIGDKVSMMENSWFSVISPESCSTILWGKWDKKEKSAEALKLTAEEMYKLNLIDDIIKEPLGGAHFCPKKAYKLVKKQIIKYYKQLSILDIESLIRKRKKKYISIGYFDE
- a CDS encoding succinate dehydrogenase/fumarate reductase iron-sulfur subunit, coding for MKKLLNFKLKIWRQENKKEKGYFKTYQVHDISPNSSFLEMLDLLNNQIICDKKESSTIAFDHDCREGICGMCSLYINGRAHGPDNLITTCQLHMRHFRDGETIYVEPWRANPFPIIKDLVVDRSSFDRIIISGGFISVNTLGKTIDGNMIPIPKDKADKAFDAATCIGCGACVAACKNRSAMLFVSAKVSQFSLLPQGKIERKKRVINMVNKMDEEGFGSCTNTKACEAECPKGISTEYIAFMNNEYIRSFTI
- a CDS encoding fumarate reductase/succinate dehydrogenase flavoprotein subunit, producing MTKNSLKLNSKVPSGTINYKWENHKSTLKLVSPNNRSNIEIIVVGTGLAGGSACASLSELGYQVKAFCYQDSPRRAHSVAAQGGINASKNYKGDNDSIYQLFYDTIKGGDYRSREANVYRLAEISSNIIDQCVAQGVPFARDYAGYLETRSFGGTKVSRTFYAKGQTGQQLLLSCYSAMSRQIGKGRIKMYNRHEMLDLVIIEGVARGIIARNLISGEIERHTANAVIIASGGYGNVFFLSTNAMGSNASAIWKVHKKGGLFANPCYTQIHPTCIPVHGNYQSKLTLMSESLRNDGRIWVPKKLDDAISMRNGTKKPENISEEERDYYLERRYPSYGNLVPRDVASRAAKERCEKGFGIEENETKEGVFLDFHSAINKYGKEKANELGIINPSDLEKMNLGEEVIESKYGNLFHMYEKITNQNPYKTPMKIYPAVHYTMGGLWVDYNLMSSIPGCYVIGEANFSDHGANRLGASALMQGLADGYFILPYTIADYLSRYIRVSKKISTQHEEFDKSEKNVKDRIKKLLQNNGSMSVDYFHKRLGNIMWEHVGMSRNHVGLSEAIKSIQLLRDEFWKNVFVPGKIDNGLNAELEKAGRVADFLELGELMTMDALNRKESCGSHFREEYQTKEGEALRDDIHYKYVSVWEYKENMSISDEIMYKENLNYTFVKVQSRSYK
- a CDS encoding succinate dehydrogenase cytochrome b subunit, translating into MATTGIFLMIFLLLHLSVNLFLFSGEQTFNEAVSFMRRNFFIRIMEYVLAIGFLIHILFGMKLHFKNKKIKGEVDYAMNSYLTTSFSSRTMIYTGVLILCFLILHLINFMIPMKYSNHHLTSDYNIVISLFKNPLYTFIYVFSFFVLGIHLNHGFQSSFQSLGLSNKKRLIWIQKFGFFYFWFICSGFSIIAIWFFFN
- a CDS encoding cysteine desulfurase family protein, whose amino-acid sequence is MKRAYLDNAATTPVRNEVIKVMVNTLKYSFGNPSSVQHSYGREARSIIEESRIRIAKNIMASPSEIIFTSGGTEANNLVLRSSILDLGVKHVLTSQLEHLSVLQTVLDFKDKVCVNFIQIQEKGVLNLNHMEDLLKRNSSKKTLVSLMYANNEIGNLLEIDKIIFLCQKYNAYFHSDTIQIIGNFPIDMEKFSFDFATASAHKFYGPKGVGFVFIRNHILKKIKHFITGGSQEYGIRSGTENTHGIAGLSEALQLSCCNFSHHIEKIQDLKFYCISELKKIIPNIIFNGLSSSPDQSLPSILNFLYPTKKKDYLLYFHLDLMGVAVSKGSSCNNNVKKISHVIQSITNENLLNKMMPIRISFGIFNEKKDIDLLIEALQKIRKKKNLS